In Carya illinoinensis cultivar Pawnee chromosome 9, C.illinoinensisPawnee_v1, whole genome shotgun sequence, the following are encoded in one genomic region:
- the LOC122276232 gene encoding putative pentatricopeptide repeat-containing protein At5g52630 encodes MLHPLPQRTPHPALPTTPPPVLLKPPQLQNPLNQHGFEQSYKHVCNLLLSLTHSRSLPKGLQIHALIIKSGLQTIPLISHHLINFYSKSQLPLLSSQIFDEAPRKSSTTWSSVISSFAQNELPSLALEFFRRMFRTGVRPDDHILPSATKSCAILFRCDIGQSIHCLSVKTGFELDVFVGSSIVDMYAKCGEIGFARKVFDEMPGKNVVSWSGMIYGYAQLGDDEEALRLFKQALFENLDVNDFTFSSVIRVCGYSTLLELGKQIHGFCFKTSFDSSSFVGSSLISLYSKCGVIEGAYQVFAELPVKNLGTWNAMLIACAQHTHTDRAFSLFKDIEAAGMKPNFITFLCVLYACSHAGLVEKGRYYFQLMKEYGIEPGGQHYASMVDLLGRAGKLQDAVSIMKEMPMEPTESVWGALLTGCRIHGDTELAAFAADKVFQSGPVSPGIHVLLSNAYAAAGRWEEAAKARKMLRDRGMKKETGLSWVEEGNRVHTFVSGDRYNTKTREIYQKLEELMEEMESAGYVADTSFVLKGVDGEEKNQAIRYHSERLAIAFGLITFPPERPIRVMKNLRVCGDCHTAIKFMSKCTGRVIIVRDNNRFHRFEDGRCTCGDYW; translated from the coding sequence ATGCTTCACCCACTCCCCCAGAGGACACCCCATCCCGCACTCCCAACCACACCACCTCCCGTTCTCCTTAAACCCCCACAGTTACAAAACCCTCTGAACCAACATGGCTTTGAACAAAGCTACAAGCACGTCTGCAACCTCCTCCTCTCCCTAACCCACTCCAGATCCCTTCCAAAGGGTCTCCAAATCCACGCACTCATCATCAAATCGGGCCTCCAAACCATCCCCCTCATTTCCCATCACCTCATAAACTTCTACTCCAAGTCCCAATTGCCCCTCCTTTCCAGCCAAATTTTCGACGAGGCCCCACGTAAGTCGTCCACCACTTGGAGCTCTGTGATCTCATCCTTTGCCCAGAATGAGCTTCCCTCGCTTGCCCTCGAGTTCTTTCGTCGAATGTTCCGTACTGGGGTTCGACCCGACGACCATATACTCCCGAGCGCGACGAAGTCTTGCGCGATTTTGTTCAGGTGTGATATTGGGCAGTCTATACATTGCCTTTCTGTGAAGACTGggtttgaacttgatgtgtttGTGGGGAGCTCAATAGTTGACATGTACGCAAAATGTGGGGAAATCGGATTTGCTCGGAAAGTGTTTGATGAAATGCCTGGGAAGAATGTGGTTTCTTGGAGTGGGATGATATATGGATATGCTCAGTTGGGTGACGATGAGGAGGCTTTAAGGTTGTTTAAGCAAGCTTTGTTCGAGAATTTGGATGTTAatgattttacattttcaagTGTGATACGGGTTTGTGGCTATTCAACGCTACTAGAATTGGGAAAGCAAATACATGGGTTTTGCTTTAAGACGAGCTTTGATTCGTCGAGCTTTGTGGGTAGTTCTTTGATTTCGTTGTATTCTAAGTGTGGAGTTATCGAGGGAGCTTATCAAGTATTTGCTGAGTTACCAGTTAAGAATCTTGGTACGTGGAATGCAATGCTGATAGCTTGTGCTCAGCATACCCATACGGATAGAGCTTTTTCTCTATTTAAAGATATAGAAGCTGCTGGGATGAAGCCAAATTTCATCACTTTTTTGTGTGTTCTATATGCTTGTAGCCATGCAGGGTTAGTTGAAAAGGGGCGATATTACTTTCAGCTAATGAAGGAATATGGAATTGAGCCAGGGGGTCAGCATTATGCTTCCATGGTAGACTTGCTTGGCCGTGCAGGAAAATTGCAGGATGCAGTTTCGATTATGAAAGAAATGCCTATGGAACCAACAGAGTCTGTGTGGGGAGCTTTATTGACTGGGTGTAGAATTCATGGGGATACCGAATTGGCAGCCTTCGCTGCTGATAAAGTCTTTCAGTCGGGCCCTGTGAGCCCAGGCATACACGTGCTACTGTCTAATGCTTATGCTGCAGCTGGAAGATGGGAGGAAGCAGCCAAAGCCAGGAAGATGTTAAGGGACCGCGGGATGAAGAAGGAAACGGGCTTGAGCTGGGTTGAGGAGGGAAATAGAGTTCACACATTTGTATCTGGGGATAGGTATAATACAAAAACTCGAGAGATCTATCAGAAGTTGGAAGAATTAATGGAGGAAATGGAGAGTGCTGGATATGTGGCTGACACAAGTTTCGTGCTTAAAGGAGTGgatggtgaggagaaaaatcaGGCAATTAGGTATCACAGTGAAAGACTAGCCATTGCATTTGGGCTCATTACCTTTCCACCTGAAAGGCCAATCAGGGTGATGAAGAACTTGCGTGTTTGTGGTGATTGTCACACTGCAATCAAGTTTATGTCCAAGTGCACTGGAAGGGTGATCATTGTGAGGGATAACAACCGGTTCCATAGATTTGAGGATGGGAGATGCACTTGTGGAGATTATTGGTGA